In Nitrospirota bacterium, a genomic segment contains:
- a CDS encoding gamma carbonic anhydrase family protein, whose translation MGAIIMDGAVIGEDCVVGAGALVTEGTIVPPKSLILGSPAKVKRSVTKEELEWIRESAENYIRYAKTYLGEPLKSKPGFQP comes from the coding sequence ATGGGGGCCATCATCATGGACGGGGCGGTGATCGGCGAGGACTGCGTGGTGGGGGCCGGGGCGTTGGTCACCGAGGGCACCATCGTGCCGCCCAAGAGCCTGATCCTGGGCTCGCCGGCCAAGGTCAAGCGGTCGGTGACCAAAGAGGAATTGGAGTGGATCAGGGAGTCAGCGGAGAACTATATCCGCTATGCGAAGACCTATTTGGGGGAACCGCTCAAGTCAAAGCCGGGCTTCCAGCCGT